In Elusimicrobiota bacterium, one DNA window encodes the following:
- the asnB gene encoding asparagine synthase (glutamine-hydrolyzing), whose amino-acid sequence MCGIVGKVAWSGAVDIATLERMNDRLAPRGPDEKGLWVSGPIGLAMRRLKVIDLVGGQQPMSNAHCPASEKAGRFRLVFNGEIYNHRALRGELIRRGHRFASTSDTEVLLHLFEEEGDRGWERLRGMFAIGLFDERRNVLRLVRDRVGIKPLYFARTPAGFSFASEIKALLADPDTPRELDAAALNAYFSLGYVPTPVSPFEHVQKLPPGRILTLELKTGAVNQSPYYEFFPRPPQPRPLADTLETLDQLLSDTVREHLVSDVPLGLFLSGGLDSATIAHYARAAGKTLDSYTIFFGDASFSERREAAETAKRLDLRHHEEEMRPSADVLTRLGEILDEPLADPSVLPTYYLCRLARRGVTVTLSGDGGDELFAGYPTYLADRYAAWFRRLPAAAQRWAVKIADAAPTSFKRIPWDYRLKAFVRSASRPQPDAHFGWLEAFQREEKERLFTPDFWATVQRHDPEQSFREAFEDGRHRPFLERLLYLDQRTRLLDQYLVKVDRLSMANSLEVRVPLLDNALVEFASTVPANHKIRGWTTKYLFRRLMKDRLPASVLTGQKKGFSPPLAQWLAGPLKAWAEELLSPESLERTGILRPEFPRALLEEHAAHRRDNHRRLWVLLSFVQWHRAYGSPAA is encoded by the coding sequence CATTGATTTGGTCGGCGGCCAACAACCCATGTCCAACGCCCACTGTCCGGCGTCGGAAAAGGCCGGCCGCTTTCGACTGGTTTTTAACGGCGAAATCTACAACCACCGCGCCCTTCGCGGGGAATTGATCCGCCGGGGCCACCGCTTCGCCTCCACCTCGGACACCGAAGTGCTCTTGCACCTCTTCGAAGAGGAAGGGGACCGGGGGTGGGAACGACTCCGGGGCATGTTCGCCATCGGGTTGTTCGACGAACGGCGCAATGTTTTGCGCCTCGTGCGGGACCGCGTGGGCATCAAACCTCTTTACTTCGCCCGCACGCCCGCGGGGTTTTCCTTCGCCTCGGAAATCAAAGCCCTGCTCGCCGACCCCGACACCCCGCGGGAGTTGGACGCGGCCGCCCTGAACGCCTATTTCTCTCTGGGGTACGTTCCCACGCCGGTGTCCCCCTTCGAGCACGTGCAAAAACTTCCCCCGGGCCGGATTCTCACGCTGGAATTAAAAACGGGCGCGGTGAATCAATCGCCCTATTACGAATTTTTTCCCCGGCCGCCCCAACCACGGCCCCTCGCGGACACCCTCGAAACCCTGGACCAATTGCTGTCGGACACCGTGCGCGAACACCTGGTGTCGGACGTGCCCCTCGGGTTGTTTCTCTCCGGAGGCTTGGACTCGGCCACCATCGCCCACTACGCCCGGGCCGCGGGGAAGACGCTCGACAGCTACACCATTTTTTTCGGCGACGCCTCCTTTTCCGAACGGCGCGAGGCGGCGGAAACGGCCAAACGGCTGGACCTGCGCCACCACGAGGAGGAGATGCGTCCCTCGGCCGACGTCCTGACCCGCCTGGGGGAAATCCTGGACGAACCCCTGGCCGATCCGTCGGTCCTTCCCACTTATTACCTGTGCCGCCTGGCCCGCCGGGGCGTCACCGTGACCCTCTCGGGAGACGGGGGCGACGAATTGTTCGCGGGCTACCCCACCTATTTGGCGGACCGCTACGCGGCCTGGTTCCGCCGTTTGCCCGCCGCGGCCCAACGCTGGGCGGTCAAAATCGCCGACGCCGCCCCCACGTCCTTTAAACGGATCCCCTGGGACTATCGATTAAAAGCCTTCGTGCGCTCCGCGTCCCGCCCCCAGCCCGACGCCCACTTCGGCTGGCTCGAGGCGTTCCAGCGGGAGGAGAAGGAACGGCTCTTTACGCCCGACTTTTGGGCCACGGTCCAGCGCCACGACCCGGAACAAAGCTTCCGGGAGGCCTTTGAGGACGGACGCCACCGCCCCTTTTTGGAACGCCTCCTTTACCTGGACCAACGAACTCGCCTGCTGGATCAATATTTGGTGAAGGTGGACCGGCTCAGCATGGCCAACTCCCTGGAAGTGCGTGTGCCGCTCCTGGACAACGCCCTGGTCGAATTCGCCTCCACGGTGCCCGCCAACCACAAAATCCGCGGCTGGACCACCAAATATCTTTTCCGCCGATTGATGAAAGACCGCCTGCCCGCCTCGGTCCTGACCGGCCAAAAGAAAGGTTTTTCCCCGCCCCTGGCCCAATGGCTGGCGGGGCCCCTCAAAGCCTGGGCCGAAGAACTGCTTTCACCGGAATCGCTGGAGCGCACGGGAATCCTCCGTCCCGAATTCCCCCGGGCGCTTTTGGAAGAACACGCCGCCCACCGACGGGACAACCACCGTCGGCTCTGGGTCCTTCTGAGTTTTGTCCAATGGCACCGGGCCTACGGCTCCCCCGCCGCCTGA